Proteins encoded within one genomic window of Deinococcus metallilatus:
- a CDS encoding Chromate resistance protein ChrB has translation MEGWLLIYRVPKEPSTARVTIWRRTKQLGALYLQQSVCFLPDREGNRQALDAVAGEVRSFGGEAHVLHVVSEGEEARRLTRRVQEERAAEYAEFHEQVGVLRAELDKETRAGKFTFAELEDMESALERLRAWLGRVEARDVENSEGYRDAARALAGVTEEVGAFAGQVYQREAGALRGQGGEDEA, from the coding sequence ATGGAAGGCTGGTTGCTGATCTACCGGGTGCCCAAGGAGCCCTCGACCGCGCGGGTGACGATCTGGCGGCGCACCAAACAACTGGGGGCGCTGTACCTCCAGCAGTCGGTGTGCTTCCTGCCCGACCGGGAGGGGAACCGGCAAGCCCTGGACGCCGTGGCGGGGGAAGTCCGCTCCTTTGGCGGCGAGGCGCATGTCCTGCACGTCGTGAGCGAGGGGGAGGAGGCGCGGCGGCTCACCCGCCGGGTGCAGGAGGAACGCGCCGCCGAGTACGCCGAGTTCCACGAGCAGGTGGGGGTGCTGCGCGCGGAACTCGACAAGGAAACGCGGGCGGGGAAGTTCACCTTCGCCGAGTTGGAGGACATGGAGAGCGCCCTGGAACGCCTGCGGGCCTGGCTGGGGCGGGTGGAGGCCCGGGACGTGGAGAACAGCGAGGGCTACCGGGACGCGGCCCGCGCCCTGGCGGGCGTGACCGAGGAGGTCGGCGCGTTCGCCGGGCAGGTATACCAGCGCGAGGCGGGCGCCCTGCGCGGGCAGGGCGGGGAGGACGAGGCGTGA